Below is a window of Caldichromatium japonicum DNA.
GTCGGCCGGTCAAGGTAAATTTTTAGACCAGCGCCTGCACCAGGGTTCCGACCCTTCAGACACCATCAAGCCCAAGTCCGGCGATCCTTGAACCGCACTCTGGACAGCCCCCATGGCGGATGCGGTTTTCAAGCAGCCTAAAACCATAGCGATGGATCAGGCGCGCGCCGCAGCCGGGGCAGTAGGTATCCTCACCGCCTATGCCCGGCAGATTGCCCACATAGACATAACGCAGGCCCGCCTCCCGACCGATCTCTAAGGCGTGTCTTAAGATCGATGATTGGGGCGACGGCACATCTTGCATCTGATAGTCGCCGTGAAAACGCGAGACATGCCAGGGGATCTCGGGTGAAAGCGAATGGATAAAGCACGCGATCTCTTTGAGCTCCTCCTCTGAGTCATTAACCCCGGGGATTACCAGGGTCGTAATCTCGATCCATACCCCGAGTTCATGATAGCGGGCGATGGCATCCAGGACCGGTTGCAGGCGTGCGCCGCTCATGCGCCGATAGGTTGCATCGCGAAAGAATTTGAGGTCCACATTGGCCGCATCTAGCACCCCCGCCAACTCGCGCTGCGGCGCCTCGTTGATATAGCCATTGGTGACAAAGACATTGAGCAATCCTTGGGCTCGTGCCAAGACCGCCGTCTCATGGGCGAGTTCATAGAAGATCGTGGGTTCGGTATAGGTGTAGGCAATCGAGCGTGCGCCTGAGGCGAGGGCGGCGCAGACGATCCCTTCAGGGGTCACCGGCTCGCCCGGGATCTGCTCGC
It encodes the following:
- the amrS gene encoding AmmeMemoRadiSam system radical SAM enzyme; the protein is MQEAHFYDRLDHEQVQCHLCPHQCLIAAGKRGICAVRYNSGGRLYTLVADRIIARHLDPIEKKPLFHVYPGSGIYSLATIGCNLRCRFCQNWEISQWSHEHLPNRIEGDERHSPVCPQLADLGEQIPGEPVTPEGIVCAALASGARSIAYTYTEPTIFYELAHETAVLARAQGLLNVFVTNGYINEAPQRELAGVLDAANVDLKFFRDATYRRMSGARLQPVLDAIARYHELGVWIEITTLVIPGVNDSEEELKEIACFIHSLSPEIPWHVSRFHGDYQMQDVPSPQSSILRHALEIGREAGLRYVYVGNLPGIGGEDTYCPGCGARLIHRYGFRLLENRIRHGGCPECGSRIAGLGLDGV